The Streptomyces tendae genome has a window encoding:
- a CDS encoding siderophore-interacting protein, which translates to MAERPARASRTPHIAEVVRTERLTPHMQRVVIGGEGLAGLPADTCTDHYVKLLFPAPGVDYPEPFDMERIRAEFPRDRWPVTRTYTIRQWDAEHRELTLDFVIHGDEGLAGPWAVNARSGDVVRFLGPGGAYAPDPAADWHLLAGDESALPAIARSLESLPHGARAFAFVEIAGPAEEQKIDSDVEIRWLHRGDRKVGEALVEAVRGLDWPEGRVQAFVHGEAHFVKELRRLLRVERAVPREDLSISGYWRLGHNEDGWQASKREWNARIEAEQEPTQTSTAP; encoded by the coding sequence ATGGCAGAGCGACCGGCACGCGCGTCGCGCACCCCGCACATCGCGGAGGTCGTCCGCACCGAGCGGCTGACCCCGCACATGCAGCGCGTGGTGATCGGCGGCGAGGGGCTCGCCGGCCTGCCGGCGGACACCTGTACCGACCACTACGTCAAGCTGCTGTTCCCGGCGCCCGGCGTGGACTACCCCGAGCCGTTCGACATGGAGCGGATCCGTGCGGAGTTCCCGCGCGACCGGTGGCCGGTGACCCGGACGTACACCATCCGCCAGTGGGACGCCGAGCACCGGGAGCTGACCCTCGACTTCGTGATCCACGGCGACGAGGGGCTGGCCGGCCCGTGGGCCGTCAACGCCCGGTCCGGTGACGTCGTCCGCTTCCTGGGCCCCGGTGGCGCGTACGCCCCGGACCCGGCCGCCGACTGGCACCTGCTCGCCGGCGACGAGAGCGCCCTCCCGGCCATCGCCCGCTCCCTGGAGTCGCTGCCGCACGGTGCGCGCGCGTTCGCCTTCGTGGAGATCGCGGGCCCGGCGGAGGAGCAGAAGATCGACTCCGACGTGGAGATCCGCTGGCTGCACCGCGGTGACCGCAAGGTCGGCGAGGCGTTGGTGGAGGCCGTGCGGGGGCTCGACTGGCCCGAGGGCCGGGTGCAGGCCTTCGTCCACGGCGAGGCCCACTTCGTGAAGGAACTGCGCCGCCTGCTGCGCGTGGAACGCGCCGTCCCGCGCGAGGACCTGTCCATCTCCGGCTACTGGCGCCTGGGCCACAACGAGGACGGCTGGCAGGCCTCGAAGCGGGAGTGGAACGCCCGGATCGAAGCAGAACAAGAGCCCACCCAGACCTCCACAGCCCCGTAA
- a CDS encoding 5'-3' exonuclease, with product MRDVTGRLMLLDTASLYFRAYFGVPESVRAPDGTPVNAVRGLLDFIDRLVKDHRPDRLVACMDADWRPQWRVDLIPSYKAHRVAEERASGPGEEEVPDTLSPQVPVIEEVLDAVGIARVGVAGYEADDVIGTFTARAEGPVDIVTGDRDLYQLVDDARGVRVLYPVKGVGTLQITDEAALRGKYGVDGKGYADLALLRGDPSDGLPGVPGVGEKTAAKLLAEFTDLAGILAAVDDPKAKLTPAQRRRLDEARPYLAVAPKVVRVADDVPLPDVDTALPHAPRDPAAVETLTARWGLGGSLGRLLTTLAE from the coding sequence ATGCGGGACGTGACCGGACGACTGATGCTCCTCGACACCGCTTCGCTGTACTTCCGCGCCTACTTCGGCGTCCCGGAGTCCGTCAGGGCGCCGGACGGCACGCCGGTGAACGCCGTGCGCGGGCTGCTGGACTTCATCGACCGCCTGGTCAAGGACCACCGGCCGGACCGCCTGGTGGCCTGCATGGACGCCGACTGGCGTCCGCAGTGGCGGGTGGACCTCATCCCTTCCTACAAGGCGCACCGCGTCGCCGAGGAGCGCGCGTCGGGGCCCGGCGAGGAGGAGGTGCCCGACACCCTGTCGCCGCAGGTGCCGGTGATCGAGGAGGTGCTCGACGCGGTCGGCATCGCACGCGTCGGCGTCGCCGGGTACGAGGCGGACGACGTGATCGGCACCTTCACCGCCCGGGCGGAGGGACCGGTCGACATCGTCACCGGCGACCGCGACCTGTACCAGCTGGTGGACGACGCGCGCGGGGTGCGCGTGCTGTACCCGGTGAAGGGCGTCGGCACGCTGCAGATCACGGACGAGGCCGCGCTGCGCGGGAAGTATGGGGTGGACGGCAAGGGGTACGCGGACCTGGCGCTGCTGCGCGGCGACCCGAGCGACGGCCTGCCGGGCGTGCCCGGCGTCGGCGAGAAGACGGCGGCCAAGCTGCTGGCCGAGTTCACGGACCTGGCCGGGATCCTGGCGGCCGTGGACGACCCGAAGGCCAAGCTCACGCCGGCACAGCGCAGGCGTCTGGACGAGGCGCGGCCGTACCTGGCGGTGGCGCCCAAGGTCGTCCGGGTGGCGGACGACGTCCCGCTCCCGGACGTCGACACGGCCCTGCCGCACGCCCCGCGCGACCCGGCCGCGGTGGAGACCCTGACGGCGCGTTGGGGCCTCGGCGGGTCGCTCGGCCGTTTGCTGACCACCCTCGCGGAGTGA
- a CDS encoding quaternary amine ABC transporter ATP-binding protein, which yields MSSRLEAEHLYKVFGRRPDQAVERLRQNTADREELRADGVTAAVIDASFTVEPGEIFVVMGLSGSGKSTLLRMLNGLLEPTAGHVRFDGQDLTALSDRELRDVRSRKISMVFQHFALFPHRSVRDNAAYGLEVQGVPRAERERRADEALALCGLAGWEDSWPDELSGGMQQRVGLARALATDADLLLMDESFSALDPLIRRDMQDQLIELQKKLKKTIVFITHDLNEAMRLGDRIAVMRDGRIVQIGTAQDILIRPANDYVASFTQDVDRSRVLTAQAVMDPEVRGDEADCGCETAASGTSFAELCAISARVPHPVAVVDDGELVGVVPRQRLVGFLGDEEADPGVCDSPKDQGGKVMAHA from the coding sequence GTGTCATCAAGGCTTGAGGCCGAGCACCTGTACAAGGTGTTCGGCAGACGACCGGACCAGGCGGTCGAACGACTGCGCCAGAACACAGCAGACCGTGAGGAGCTGCGCGCCGACGGCGTCACCGCCGCCGTCATCGACGCCTCCTTCACCGTGGAGCCGGGCGAGATCTTCGTCGTCATGGGCCTGTCGGGCTCCGGCAAGTCCACCCTGCTGCGGATGCTGAACGGTCTGCTGGAGCCGACCGCCGGACACGTCCGCTTCGACGGACAGGACCTCACCGCCCTGTCCGACCGCGAACTGCGCGACGTCAGGTCCCGGAAGATCAGCATGGTGTTCCAGCACTTCGCGCTCTTCCCGCACCGCAGCGTCCGTGACAACGCTGCCTACGGTCTTGAAGTGCAGGGCGTGCCCCGCGCCGAGCGCGAACGCCGCGCCGACGAGGCGCTCGCCCTGTGTGGCCTGGCCGGCTGGGAGGACTCGTGGCCCGACGAGCTGTCCGGCGGCATGCAGCAGCGCGTCGGCCTCGCCCGCGCGCTCGCCACCGACGCCGACCTGCTGCTGATGGACGAGTCCTTCAGCGCCCTCGACCCGCTGATCCGCCGCGACATGCAGGACCAGCTGATCGAACTGCAGAAGAAGCTGAAGAAGACCATCGTCTTCATCACCCACGACCTCAACGAGGCCATGCGCCTCGGTGACCGCATCGCCGTCATGCGCGACGGCCGCATCGTGCAGATCGGCACCGCGCAGGACATCCTGATCCGGCCGGCCAACGACTACGTGGCCTCCTTCACCCAGGACGTCGACCGCTCCCGCGTGCTCACCGCCCAGGCCGTGATGGACCCCGAGGTGCGCGGCGACGAGGCCGACTGCGGCTGCGAGACCGCGGCGTCCGGGACGTCCTTCGCCGAGCTGTGCGCCATCAGCGCGCGCGTGCCGCACCCGGTGGCCGTGGTCGACGACGGCGAACTCGTCGGCGTCGTGCCGCGGCAGCGCCTGGTCGGCTTCCTCGGCGACGAGGAGGCGGACCCCGGCGTCTGCGACAGCCCCAAGGACCAGGGCGGCAAGGTGATGGCCCATGCCTAG
- a CDS encoding ABC transporter permease/substrate binding protein produces the protein MPRIPLGDWVNSSVDWLLSNLTWLFDFFKAVFTGAYDGVNAVLQAPEPLLLCGIFAVIAFWLRGTLAGVLTFVGFAFLDSMELWEDSMVTLSLVLVATVIALVISVPVGIWAARSDRVSAFVRPILDFMQTLPAMIYLIPAILFFGTGSAPGIVATLIFALAPGVRMTELGIRQVDKELVEAAEAFGTTPRNTLLRVQLPLALPTVMAGVNQVIMLGLSMAAIAGMVGTGGLGGAVIEAIGQLNIGLGAESGLAIVILAIYLDRMTSALGTQVSPLGRRAAAKARAAQGLKIWSYRPRPQVAVVGIVVLALVAGGMGLFGGSGGSADTAADDKNVGDGKKISIGYIPWDEGVASTYLWKEILEQRGFEVEAKQLDAGPLYTALAQGDVDFQTDAWLPTTHAEYWKKYGDRLDDLGTWYEETTLELTVPSYMKDVNSLEDLKGKAATFGGKITGIESSAGMMGLLKSKVLPAYGLDKEYKVVDSSTPAMLAELKRAYSKKEPVVVTLWSPHWAYSDYDLKKLKDPKGSWGEGDAVHLVSRKGFAGENPVVGQWLKDFSMSEKELTGLEAEINKAGKGRQQDAVRAWLKDNPDVVDKLAPVKAGSGGETPAEAKRALDVAWFPWEEDVAVTYLWKNVLERRGYKLNLKQMEVGPVYTGLASGDIDLNFDAWLPHSQKNFYEPNKDRLTDLGTWYEPVSLEISVPSYVKDVKSLADLKGKADLFGGRIIGIEAGTGQMDILKNKVLPAYGLDEEYKVVDGSSPAMLAELKRSYAKKEPVAVTLWSPHWAYNDYELTKLADPKRAWGESNTIHTIASKKFPEQYPQLTEWIKNFHMSEDELGSLEAEIKNRGQGHEEEAVAAWLEEHPDMVERMTPQ, from the coding sequence ATGCCTAGGATCCCGCTCGGCGACTGGGTCAACAGCTCGGTCGACTGGCTGCTCTCCAACCTGACCTGGCTGTTCGACTTCTTCAAGGCCGTCTTCACCGGCGCCTACGACGGTGTCAACGCCGTCCTGCAGGCTCCGGAGCCGCTGCTCCTCTGCGGCATCTTCGCGGTCATCGCCTTCTGGCTGCGCGGCACCCTCGCCGGTGTCCTCACCTTCGTCGGATTCGCCTTCCTCGACTCCATGGAGTTGTGGGAGGACTCGATGGTGACGCTGTCCCTGGTGCTCGTCGCCACCGTGATCGCCCTGGTGATCTCGGTACCGGTGGGTATCTGGGCGGCCCGGTCCGACCGGGTCAGCGCCTTCGTCCGGCCGATTCTCGACTTCATGCAGACGCTGCCGGCGATGATCTACCTCATCCCGGCGATCCTGTTCTTCGGGACCGGCTCCGCCCCCGGCATCGTCGCCACCCTGATCTTCGCGCTCGCCCCCGGCGTGCGCATGACCGAGCTGGGCATCCGACAGGTCGACAAGGAACTCGTCGAGGCGGCCGAGGCGTTCGGCACCACGCCCCGCAACACCCTGCTGCGCGTCCAGCTCCCGCTGGCGCTGCCCACGGTGATGGCGGGCGTCAACCAGGTCATCATGCTCGGCCTGTCCATGGCGGCGATCGCCGGCATGGTCGGCACCGGCGGGCTCGGCGGCGCCGTCATCGAGGCCATCGGCCAGCTGAACATCGGCCTCGGCGCCGAGTCCGGCCTGGCCATCGTCATCCTGGCGATCTACCTGGACCGCATGACCAGCGCCCTGGGCACCCAGGTGTCGCCGCTGGGCCGCCGCGCGGCCGCCAAGGCGCGCGCCGCGCAGGGGCTGAAGATCTGGTCCTACCGCCCCCGGCCGCAGGTCGCCGTGGTCGGCATCGTCGTCCTGGCCCTGGTGGCCGGCGGCATGGGCCTGTTCGGCGGCTCCGGCGGGTCCGCCGACACCGCCGCGGACGACAAGAACGTCGGCGACGGCAAGAAGATCAGCATCGGCTACATCCCCTGGGACGAGGGGGTGGCCTCCACGTACCTGTGGAAGGAGATCCTCGAGCAGCGCGGCTTCGAGGTCGAGGCCAAGCAGCTGGACGCCGGGCCGCTCTACACCGCGCTGGCACAGGGCGACGTCGACTTCCAGACCGACGCCTGGCTGCCCACCACGCACGCGGAGTACTGGAAGAAGTACGGCGACCGGCTCGACGACCTCGGCACCTGGTACGAGGAGACGACTCTGGAGCTGACCGTCCCCTCGTACATGAAGGACGTCAACTCCCTCGAGGACCTGAAGGGCAAGGCCGCGACCTTCGGCGGGAAGATCACCGGCATCGAGTCCAGCGCCGGCATGATGGGCCTGCTGAAGAGCAAGGTGCTGCCCGCCTACGGCCTGGACAAGGAGTACAAGGTCGTCGACAGCTCCACCCCGGCGATGCTGGCCGAACTCAAGCGCGCCTACAGCAAGAAGGAACCGGTCGTCGTCACGCTCTGGTCGCCGCACTGGGCGTACAGCGACTACGACCTGAAGAAGCTGAAGGACCCCAAGGGCTCCTGGGGCGAGGGCGACGCGGTGCACCTGGTGTCCCGCAAGGGCTTCGCCGGTGAGAACCCGGTCGTCGGGCAGTGGCTGAAGGACTTCTCGATGAGCGAGAAGGAACTCACCGGCCTGGAGGCCGAGATCAACAAGGCCGGGAAGGGCCGTCAGCAGGACGCCGTGCGCGCCTGGCTGAAGGACAACCCGGACGTCGTCGACAAGCTGGCCCCCGTGAAGGCCGGTTCGGGCGGCGAGACCCCCGCCGAGGCGAAGCGCGCGCTGGACGTGGCGTGGTTCCCGTGGGAGGAGGACGTCGCCGTCACCTACCTGTGGAAGAACGTCCTGGAGCGGCGCGGCTACAAGCTGAACCTCAAGCAGATGGAGGTCGGCCCGGTCTACACCGGCCTCGCGTCCGGGGACATCGACCTCAACTTCGACGCGTGGCTGCCGCACTCGCAGAAGAACTTCTACGAGCCGAACAAGGACAGACTCACCGACCTCGGCACCTGGTACGAACCGGTGTCGTTGGAGATCTCCGTCCCGTCCTACGTCAAGGACGTCAAGTCCCTGGCGGACCTCAAGGGCAAGGCCGACCTGTTCGGCGGGCGCATCATCGGCATCGAGGCCGGCACCGGCCAGATGGACATCCTGAAGAACAAGGTGCTGCCCGCCTACGGCCTGGACGAGGAGTACAAGGTCGTCGACGGCTCCTCGCCGGCGATGCTGGCCGAGCTCAAGCGCTCCTACGCCAAGAAGGAGCCGGTCGCGGTCACGCTCTGGTCGCCGCACTGGGCGTACAACGACTACGAGCTGACCAAGCTCGCGGACCCGAAGCGCGCCTGGGGCGAGAGCAACACCATCCACACCATCGCGAGCAAGAAGTTCCCCGAGCAGTACCCCCAGCTCACCGAGTGGATCAAGAACTTCCACATGAGCGAGGACGAGCTCGGCTCCCTGGAGGCGGAGATCAAGAACCGCGGCCAGGGCCACGAGGAGGAGGCCGTCGCCGCCTGGCTGGAGGAGCACCCGGACATGGTGGAGCGGATGACGCCGCAGTAA
- a CDS encoding helix-turn-helix domain-containing protein, whose protein sequence is MGDHKEQPLRVGAAVRRRRRALDLTLAVVAERSGLSVPFLSQIENERARPSQSSLEKLADALRTTAVELLAAADPACSVDVVRAEGAESWAEPRVRSLVRGHHQMHASEFTGDHDAGRELQFRNDQLMYVAEGAVEIEAEGRAYRLGRGDTLYLTGGVRHRWRATVPETRLLVVAVAEHIEALRDNKPRR, encoded by the coding sequence ATGGGCGACCACAAGGAACAACCCCTGCGGGTGGGCGCGGCCGTGCGGCGGCGACGCCGTGCGCTGGACCTCACCCTCGCCGTCGTGGCCGAGCGCAGCGGTCTGTCGGTCCCGTTCCTCAGCCAGATCGAGAACGAGCGGGCGCGTCCCAGCCAGAGCTCCCTGGAGAAGCTCGCCGACGCGCTGCGCACCACCGCCGTGGAACTGCTCGCCGCCGCCGACCCGGCGTGCAGCGTGGACGTCGTCCGCGCGGAGGGCGCCGAGTCCTGGGCCGAACCCCGGGTGCGCTCCCTGGTCCGCGGACACCACCAGATGCACGCCTCGGAGTTCACCGGTGACCATGACGCCGGACGTGAACTCCAGTTCCGCAACGACCAGTTGATGTACGTCGCCGAGGGCGCCGTGGAGATCGAGGCCGAGGGGCGCGCCTACCGCCTCGGACGCGGCGACACCCTGTACCTCACCGGCGGGGTCCGGCACCGCTGGCGGGCCACGGTGCCGGAGACCCGGCTGCTGGTCGTCGCCGTCGCCGAACACATCGAGGCGCTGCGGGACAACAAGCCGCGCCGATGA